A region from the Lolium perenne isolate Kyuss_39 chromosome 4, Kyuss_2.0, whole genome shotgun sequence genome encodes:
- the LOC127294582 gene encoding uncharacterized protein At5g01610 has translation MALVANELKGKAEVYYDDEICQQCTRLLLKEAGLPNGLLPLKDITECGYVEETGYVWLKQKKRIDHVFQSLGRVVSYGTEITAFAEKGRIKKVKGIKTRELMLWVPVEEISLDEPASGKLICKSIAGISKIFPASAFQIQEKENEKMNCAGLKPVVLMERSPRVVRNN, from the coding sequence ATGGCTCTTGTTGCTAATGAACTCAAGGGCAAGGCGGAGGTCTACTACGATGATGAGATATGCCAGCAATGCACCAGGCTCCTGCTCAAGGAAGCAGGCCTTCCCAATGGTTTGCTTCCCTTGAAGGACATCACCGAGTGTGGCTACGTCGAGGAGACTGGGTATGTGTGGCTCAAGCAAAAGAAGAGGATAGACCACGTCTTCCAGAGCTTAGGAAGGGTGGTCTCTTACGGCACTGAGATCACTGCCTTTGCAGAGAAGGGCCGGATCAAGAAGGTCAAAGGTATAAAGACCAGGGAGCTCATGCTGTGGGTCCCAGTGGAAGAGATTTCCCTTGATGAACCAGCATCTGGGAAACTCATCTGCAAGAGTATTGCTGGGATCTCAAAGATCTTCCCTGCATCAGCTTTCCAAATCCAAGAGAAAGAGAATGAGAAGATGAACTGCGCTGGGCTGAAACCAGTGGTCCTGATGGAGAGATCACCAAGAGTTGTTAGAAACAACTGA
- the LOC127294580 gene encoding beta-glucosidase-like SFR2, chloroplastic, with product MPWPAFLAAAAKLVVLAAAAATAANAASYARFRRRNLRRIPNPIDDSADPIADFRALPSSSSSAAASEDDDFFFGLATAPAHVEDRLDDAWLQFAQEHSGGDNDSVPNQMPANAVVASAGGDGGSQPSSRPRGDEKGNDGDQRKPIRVAMEAMLRGFEKFSESAESSDTDSGSRKVAAWHNVPCPQERLKFWSDPDTELKLAKETGVSVFRMGVDWTRIMPKEPTEDFNNSVNFAALERYRWIIQRVHEHGMKVMLTLFHHSLPPWAGEYGGWKMEKTVNYFMDFVRLVVDRVSDLVDYWVVFNEPHVFVMLTYCAGAWPGGDPNAIEVATSALPTGVYNQALHWMAVAHAEAYDYIHSESKNAMMPIVGCSHNVSFTRPYGLFDVAAVTIANSMTLFPYVDSICDKLDFIGINYYGQEVISGPGLKLVDSDEYSESGRGVYPDGLFRLLLKFNERYKSLNIPFIITENGVSDETDLIRKPYILEHLLAIYAAMLMGVRVLGYLFWTTSDNWEWADGYGPKFGLVAVDRANNLARKPRPSYYLFSKVVATGKITGQDRMSAWRDLQEAAVQKKTRPFFREVDKHGRMYAGGLDRPIQRSFVLRDWRFGHYEMEGLQDPLSRLVRCVIRPFGRKKKIHYIEDDAISYSMSP from the exons ATGCCATGGCCGGCCttcctggcggcggcggcgaagctCGTCGTTCTTGCGGCGGCCGCCGCGACGGCGGCCAACGCGGCATCCTATGCGCGGTTCCGCCGCCGGAACCTTCGCCGCATCCCCAACCCCATCGACGACTCCGCCGACCCCATCGCCGACTTCCGCgccctcccctcctcctcctcctccgccgccgcctcag AAGATGACGATTTCTTCTTCGGGTTAGCGACGGCGCCTGCACATGTTGAAGACAGGCTGGACGATGCCTGGCTTCAGTTTGCGCAAGAGCATTCGGGCGGTGATAATGACTCCGTGCCAAACCAGATGCCAGCCAACGCAGTGGTGGCCTCTGCTGGTGGCGATGGAGGATCTCAGCCCTCATCTAGGCCAAGAGGGGACGAAAAGGGTAACGATGGAGATCAAAGGAAGCCTATTAGGGTAGCCATGGAGGCTATGCTTAGGGGTTTTGAAAAGTTTTCTGAGAGTGCGGAATCTAGCGACACTGATAGTGGCAGCCGCAAAGTTGCTGCTTGGCACAATGTTCCATGCCC GCAAGAGAGGCTTAAATTTTGGTCCGATCCTGATACTGAGTTGAAACTTGCTAAAGAAACCGGGGTTAGTGTTTTCCGCATGGGTGTAGACTGGACGAGGATAATGCCCAAGGAACCAACTGAAGACTTCAACAACTCC GTTAATTTTGCAGCACTTGAGCGGTACAGATGGATAATTCAAAGAGTTCATGAGCATGGGATGAAAGTAATGCTTACTCTATTTCATCACtcgcttccaccttgggctggggAATATGGGGGGTGGAAGATGGAAAAAACTGTTAATTATTTCATGGATTTTGTAAG GCTTGTTGTTGATCGGGTGTCAGACTTAGTGGACTACTGGGTGGTTTTCAATGAACCACATGTGTTTGTGATGCTAACTTATTGTGCTGGTGCTTGGCCTGGTGGAGATCCTAATGCAATTGAAGTAGCAACATCTGCTTTGCCAACTGGTGTATATAATCAAGCTTTGCATTGGATGGCTGTTGCGCATGCTGAAGCCTATGACTACATTCATTCAGAAAG CAAGAATGCAATGATGCCAATAGTTGGTTGTTCACATAATGTATCGTTTACACGACCATATGGTCTATTTGATGTTGCGGCTGTCACAATAGCTAACTCAATGACCCTATTCCCTTACGTCGATAGCATTTGTGATAAATTGGACTTTATTGGCATCAACTACTATGGGCAG GAGGTAATATCAGGACCTGGTCTAAAACTTGTCGATAGTGATGAGTACAGTGAATCTGGTCGTGGAGTTTATCCCGATGGGTTATTCCGCCTCCTACTTAAGTTCAATGAGAgatacaagagcttaaatatACCTTTTATCATCACTGAAAATGGAGTTTCTGATGAGACTGATCTGATTCGTAAGCCATATATACTTGAGCACCTATTAGCCATATATGCAGCCATGTTAATG GGTGTACGTGTGCTTGGCTATCTATTCTGGACAACATCGGATAATTGGGAGTGGGCTGATGGCTATGGTCCAAAGTTTGGGCTTGTTGCTGTTGACCGTGCAAATAACCTAGCACGGAAACCTCGCCCTTCATACTATTTATTCTCCAAG GTTGTTGCAACTGGAAAAATTACGGGACAGGACAGAATGTCTGCTTGGAGGGACCTGCAAGAAGCTGCAGTTCAGAAGAAAACACGTCCATTTTTCAGGGAAGTAGATAAACATGGTCGGATGTATGCAG GAGGTCTAGATCGGCCTATTCAGCGAAGTTTTGTATTGCGGGACTGGCGATTTGGCCACTATGAAATGGAAGGCTTACAGGATCCTTTGAGCCGCCTTGTAAGATGTGTAATTAGACCATTTGGACGCAAGAAGAAGATTCACTACATTGAGGACGATGCAATTTCTTACTCTATGTCTCCTTAA